Proteins found in one Orcinus orca chromosome 11, mOrcOrc1.1, whole genome shotgun sequence genomic segment:
- the TCF20 gene encoding transcription factor 20 isoform X2, whose protein sequence is MKETVSPGQEREAAGKRTWKAPQAAWPLPGEMLEGCWPAAVLLNSMQSFREQSSYHGNQQSYPQEVHGSSRIEEFSPRQAQMFQNFGGAGGSSGGSGSSSGGGRRGTAAAAAAAAMASETSGHQGYQGFRKEAGDFYYMAGSKDPVAAGTPQPAQRRPSGPVQSYGPPQGSSFGNQYGSEGHVGQFQAQHSALGGVSHYQQDYTGPFSPGSAQYQQQPSSQQQQQVQQLRQQLYQSHQPLPQATGQPASGSSHMQPMQRPSTLPASATGYQLRVGQFGQHYQSSATTSSSFPSPQRFSQSGQSYDGSYSVNAGSQYEGHNVGSNAQAYGTQSNYSYQPQSMKNFEQTKIPQGTQQGQQQQQQQQQQQQQQQQQQHPQHVMQYTNTATKLPLQSQVGQYSQPEVPVRSPMQFHQNFSPISNPSPAASVVQSPSCSSTPSPLMQSGENLQCGQGNVPMGSRNRILQLMPQLSPTPSMMPSPNSHAAGFKGFGLEGVPEKRLTDPGLSSLSALSTQVANLPNTVQHMLLSDALTPQKKTSKRPSSSSKKADSCTNSEGSSQAEEQLKSPMAESLDGGCSSSSEDQGERVRQLSGQSTSSDTTYKGGASEKAGSSPAQVTQNEAPRLSASPVAREETASPGAKDMPLSSEGNPKVSEKTVGVIVSREAMTSRVEKPGGQEKGSQEDGPAATQRPPSTGGGKETSHASLPQPEPPGGGNKGNKNGDNNSNHNGEGNGQSGHSTGGSGFIGRTEPSKSPGSLRYSYKDSFGPAVPRNVSGFPQFPTGQDKGDFTGHGERKGRNEKFPSLLQEVLQGYHHHPDRRYSRSTQEHQGMAGGLEGATRPNVLVSQTNELASRGLLNKSIGSLLENPHWGPWERKSSGSAPEMKQINLADYPVPRKFEIEPQSSAHEPGGSLSERRSVICDISPLRQIVRDPGAHSLGHMGADTRLGRNERLNPSLSQSVILPGGLVSMETKLKSQSGQIKEEDFEQSKPQASFNNKKSGDHCHPASIKHESYRGNASPGAATHDSISDYGPQDGRPTPMRRVPGRVGGREGMRGRSPSQYHDFSEKLKMSPGRSRGPGGDPHHINPHMTFSERANRSSLHTPFSPNSESLASAYHTNTRAHAYGDPNAGLNSQLHYKRQMYQQQQEEYKDWSSSSAQGVIAAAQHRQEGPRKSPRQQQFLDRVRSPLKNDKDGMMYGPPMGTYHDPSGQDGGRCLMSSDGLSNKGIELKHGSQKLQQESCWDLSRQTSPAKSGGPPGMSSQKRYGPPHETDGHGLAESTQSSKPSNVMLRLPGQEDHSSQNPLIMRRRVRSFISPIPSKRQSQDVKNSNAEDKGRLLHPSKEGADKAFNSYAHLSHSQEIKSIPKRESSKDLPSPDGRNCPAVTLTSPAKTKILPPRKGRGLKLEAIVQKITSPNIRRSASSNSAEAGGDTVTLDDILSLKSGPPEGGSGAVQDAEMEKRKGEVVSDLVCPTNQELSVEKPLARSSEEWRGSGDDKVKTETHPDTATAGKEPPGAMTSATSQKPGSNQGRPDGSLGGTAPLIFPDSKNVPPAGSLAPEANPKAEEKENDTVTISPKQEGFPPKGYFPSGKKKGRPIGSVNKQKKQQQPPPPPPQPPQIPEGSADGEPKPKKQRQRRERRKPGAQPRKRKTKQAVPIVEPQEPEIKLKYATQPLDKTDAKNKSFFPYIHVVNKCELGAVCTIINAEEEEQTKLVRGRKGQRSLTPPPSSTESKVLPASSFMLQGPVVTESSVMGHLVCCLCGKWASYRNMGDLFGPFYPQDYAATLPKNPPPKRATEMQSKVKVRHKSASNGSKTDTEEEEEQQQQKEQRSLAAHPRFKRRHRSEDCGGGPRSLSRGLPCKKATTEGSSEKTVLDSKPSVPTTSEGGPELELQIPELPLDSNEFWVHEGCILWANGIYLVCGRLYGLQEALEIAREMKCSHCQEAGATLGCYNKGCSFRYHYPCAIDADCLLHEENFSVRCPKHKNKTAKGSLSTEQSERG, encoded by the coding sequence gAGGGCTGTTGGCCTGCTGCAGTGCTGCTGAACAGTATGCAGTCCTTCCGGGAGCAAAGCAGTTACCACGGAAACCAGCAGAGCTACCCACAGGAGGTACACGGCTCATCCCGGATAGAAGAGTTCAGCCCTCGCCAGGCCCAGATGTTCCAGAATTTTGGGGGTGCAGGTGGCAGTagtggtggcagtggcagcagcagtggTGGTGGACGACGAGGAACAGCGGCTGCTGCTGCAGCAGCGGCAATGGCTAGCGAAACCTCCGGCCATCAGGGCTACCAGGGTTTCAGGAAAGAGGCTGGAGACTTTTACTACATGGCAGGCAGCAAAGACCCCGTGGCAGCCGGAACCCCGCAGCCTGCTCAGCGAAGGCCTTCTGGGCCTGTGCAGAGCTATGGACCCCCCCAGGGGAGCAGCTTTGGCAATCAGTATGGGAGTGAGGGTCATGTGGGCCAGTTTCAAGCACAGCACTCTGCCCTTGGTGGCGTGTCTCATTATCAGCAGGATTACACGGGACCTTTCTCTCCAGGGAGCGCTCAGTACCAGCAGCAGCCTTCCAGCCAACAGCAGCAGCAAGTGCAGCAGTTGAGACAGCAGCTTTACCAGTCCCATCAGCCTCTGCCGCAGGCCACTGGCCAGCCAGCGTCCGGCTCATCCCACATGCAGCCGATGCAGCGGCCCTCAActctgccagcctctgccactggtTACCAGTTAAGAGTGGGTCAGTTTGGCCAACACTACCAGTCTTCTGCCAcgacctcctcctccttcccttcaccACAACGCTTCAGCCAGTCTGGACAGAGCTATGATGGCAGTTACAGTGTGAATGCTGGATCCCAGTACGAAGGACATAATGTGGGTTCTAATGCACAGGCTTACGGAACACAATCGAATTACAGCTATCAGCCTCAATCTATGAAGAATTTTGAACAGACGAAGATTCCACAAGGGACCCAgcaggggcagcagcagcagcagcaacagcagcagcagcagcagcagcagcagcagcagcagcatccgCAGCATGTGATGCAGTATACCAACACTGCCACCAAGCTGCCGCTGCAAAGCCAGGTGGGGCAGTACAGCCAGCCCGAGGTTCCTGTGAGGTCCCCCATGCAGTTTCACCAGAACTTCAGCCCCATTTCTAACCCTTCCCCGGCTGCCTCTGTGGTTCAGTCTCCAAGCTGTAGCTCTACCCCATCTCCTCTTATGCAGAGTGGGGAGAATCTCCAGTGTGGGCAAGGCAATGTGCCGATGGGTTCCAGAAACAGAATTCTACAGTTAATGCCTCAACTCAGCCCAACCCCATCAATGATGCCCAGTCCTAATTCTCATGCTGCAGGCTTCAAAGGGTTTGGACTAGAAGGGGTGCCAGAAAAGCGGCTGACAGATCCTGGGTTGAGTAGTTTGAGTGCCCTGAGTACGCAAGTGGCCAATCTTCCTAATACTGTTCAACACATGCTACTTTCGGATGCACTGACACCTCAGAAGAAGACCTCCAAGAGGCCTTCTTCATCTTCTAAGAAAGCAGACAGCTGCACAAACTCCGAAGGCTCCTCACAGGCTGAAGAACAACTGAAGTCCCCTATGGCAGAGTCGCTGGATGGAGGCTGCTCCAGCAGTTCCGAGGATCAAGGTGAGAGGGTGAGGCAGCTAAGTGGCCAGAGCACCAGTTCTGACACCACCTACAAGGGTGGAGCCTCAGAGAAAGCAGGCTCCTCACCAGCACAAGTCACTCAGAATGAAGCCCCCAGACTCAGTGCCAGTCCTGTAGCCAGAGAAGAGACCGCCTCACCAGGTGCTAAGGACATGCCATTGTCATCCGAGGGCAACCCAAAAGTCAGTGAGAAGACAGTTGGGGTGATTGTCTCCCGGGAAGCTATGACAAGTCGGGTAGAAAAACCTGGTGGGCAAGAAAAAGGCTCCCAAGAGGATGGTCCTGCAGCCACTCAGAGGCCACCCAGCACTGGCGGGGGAAAGGAAACCAGTCATGCGTCACTTCCACAGCCAGAGCCTCCGGgaggaggaaataaaggaaacaaaaatggagataataactcCAACCACAATGGAGAAGGAAACGGCCAGAGCGGGCACTCCACAGGGGGCTCTGGTTTTATAGGCAGAACTGAGCCTAGCAAATCTCCTGGAAGCTTGCGCTATAGTTATAAGGATAGCTTTGGGCCAGCCGTGCCAAGAAATGTCAGTGGCTTTCCTCAATTTCCTACAGGACAAGATAAGGGGGACTTCACTGGCCATGGGGAGCGAAAGGGTAGGAATGAAAAGTTCCCTAGCCTCCTGCAGGAAGTGCTTCAGGgttaccaccaccaccctgacaGGAGATATTCTAGGAGTACTCAGGAGCACCAGGGCATGGCTGGTGGCCTAGAAGGAGCCACAAGGCCTAATGTGTTAGTTAGTCAAACGAATGAATTAGCTAGCAGGGGCCTTTTGAACAAAAGCATTGGTTCCCTATTAGAAAATCCCCACTGGGGCCCCTGGGAAAGGAAATCAAGTGGCTCGGCTCCTGAAATGAAACAGATCAATTTGGCTGACTATCCAGTTCCCAGAAAGTTTGAAATAGAGCCTCAGTCATCAGCCCATGAGCCCGGGGGTTCCCTTTCTGAAAGAAGATCAGTGATCTGTGATATTTCTCCACTAAGACAGATTGTCAGAGACCCGGGGGCTCACTCACTGGGACACATGGGTGCCGACACCAGACTTGGGAGGAATGAACGTCTCAATCCAAGTTTAAGTCAGTCGGTCATTCTTCCAGGTGGGTTGGTGTCCATGGAAACAAAGCTGAAATCGCAGAGTGGGCAGATAAAAGAGGAAGACTTTGAACAATCCAAGCCCCAAGCTAGTTTCAACAACAAGAAATCTGGAGACCACTGCCACCCTGCTAGCATCAAGCATGAGTCTTACCGAGGCAACGCCAGCCCTGGAGCAGCTACCCATGATTCCATCTCAGACTATGGCCCACAGGACGGCAGACCCACGCCAATGCGGCGAGTCCCTGGCCGAGTTGGTGGTCGGGAGGGCATGAGGGGTCGTTCTCCTTCTCAGTATCATGACTTTTCAGAAAAATTGAAGATGTCCCCTGGGAGGAGCAGAGGCCCAGGGGGAGACCCTCATCACATAAACCCACATATGACCTTTTCAGAGAGGGCCAACAGGAGTTCTTTGCACACTCCCTTTTCTCCCAACTCAGAAAGCCTGGCCTCTGCTTATCACACAAACACTCGCGCTCATGCTTATGGGGACCCCAATGCAGGTTTGAATTCTCAGCTCCATTACAAGAGACAGATGTACCAACAGCAACAAGAGGAATATAAGGACTGGAGCAGCAGTTCTGCTCAGGGAGTGATCGCTGCGGCTCAGCACAGGCAGGAAGGACCCCGCAAGAGTCCAAGGCAGCAGCAGTTTCTTGACCGAGTACGGAGCCCCCTGAAGAATGACAAAGATGGCATGATGTATGGCCCACCGATGGGGACTTACCATGACCCCAGCGGTCAGGATGGTGGGCGCTGCCTCATGTCTAGTGATGGTCTTTCTAACAAAGGCATCGAATTGAAGCACGGCTCCCAGAAGTTACAACAAGAATCTTGTTGGGATCTTTCTCGGCAAACTTCTCCAGCCAAAAGCGGCGGTCCTCCAGGAATGTCCAGTCAGAAAAGGTATGGACCACCCCATGAGACCGACGGACATGGGCTAGCTGAGTCTACACAGTCATCCAAACCTAGTAATGTTATGCTAAGGCTTCCAGGTCAAGAGGATCATTCGTCTCAAAACCCCTTAATCATGAGGAGGCGTGTCCGTTCTTTTATCTCTCCCATTCCCAGTAAGAGACAGTCACAAGATGTGAAGAACAGTAACGCTGAAGATAAAGGGCGCCTCCTTCACCCATCAAAAGAAGGTGCTGATAAAGCCTTCAATTCCTATGCCCATCTTTCTCACAGCCAGGAGATCAAGTCCATCCCTAAGAGAGAATCCTCCAAGGACCTTCCAAGTCCAGATGGTAGAAACTGCCCTGCTGTTACCCTCACAAGTCCTGCCAAGACCAAAATACTGCCCCCACGGAAAGGACGGGGGTTGAAATTGGAAGCTATCGTTCAGAAGATCACATCCCCAAACATTAGGAGGAGTGCATCCTCGAACAGTGCGGAGGCTGGGGGAGACACGGTTACTCTGGATGACATCCTGTCTTTGAAGAGCGGCCCTCCCGAAGGCGGGAGTGGTGCTGTTCAGGATGCCgagatggagaagagaaaaggTGAGGTGGTGTCTGACCTAGTCTGTCCAACAAACCAGGAGTTGAGCGTAGAAAAGCCTCTTGCACGATCTTCGGAGGAGTGGCGTGGCAGTGGGGATGACAAAGTGAAGACCGAGACACACCCAGACACGGCCACTGCTGGAAAGGAACCCCCTGGTGCCATGACATCCGCAACCTCACAGAAGCCTGGGAGTAACCAAGGGAGACCAGATGGTTCCCTGGGTGGGACAGCACCTTTAATCTTTCCTGACTCAAAGAATGTACCTCCAGCGGGCTCATTGGCTCCTGAGGCAAACCCCAAGGCTGAAGAGAAAGAGAACGATACAGTGACCATTTCCCCCAAACAGGAGGGTTTCCCCCCAAAGGGTTATTTCCCATCAGGAAAGAAGAAGGGGAGACCCATTGGTAGTGTgaataagcaaaagaaacaacagcagccaccacctccaccccctcaGCCCCCCCAGATACCAGAAGGTTCTGCAGATGGAGAGCCAAAGCCAAAAAAGCAGAggcaaaggagggagagaaggaagcctGGGGCGCAGCCAAGGAAGCGGAAAACCAAACAAGCAGTTCCCATCGTAGAGCCCCAAGAACCTGAGATCAAGCTGAAGTATGCCACTCAGCCACTGGATAAAACTGATGCCAAGAACAAGTCTTTTTTCCCTTATATCCATGTAGTAAACAAGTGTGAACTTGGAGCCGTTTGTACAATCATCAatgctgaggaagaagaacagaccAAATTGGTGAGGGGTCGGAAGGGTCAGAGGTCCCTGACCCCTCCACCCAGCAGCACTGAAAGCAAGGTGCTCCCAGCTTCATCCTTTATGCTGCAGGGACCTGTCGTGACAGAGTCTTCTGTTATGGGGCACCTGGTGTGCTGTCTGTGTGGCAAGTGGGCCAGTTACCGCAACATGGGCGACCTCTTTGGACCCTTTTATCCCCAAGATTATGCAGCCACTCTCCCCAAGAATCCGCCTCCTAAGAGGGCCACGGAAATGCAGAGCAAAGTTAAGGTACGGCACAAAAGCGCTTCAAATGGCTCCAAGACGGACactgaggaggaggaagagcagcagcagcagaaggagCAGAGGAGCCTGGCCGCCCACCCCAGGTTTAAGCGGCGACACCGCTCGGAAGACTGTGGCGGAGGCCCCCGGTCCCTGTCCAGGGGGCTCCCTTGTAAAAAAGCAACCACCGAGGGCAGCAGCGAAAAGACTGTTTTGGACTCAAAGCCCTCCGTGCCCACCACTTCAGAAGGTGGCCCCGAGTTGGAGTTACAAATCCCTGAACTACCTCTTGACAGCAATGAATTTTGGGTCCATGAGGGTTGTATTCTCTGGGCCAATGGAATCTACCTGGTCTGCGGCAGGCTCTATGGCCTGCAGGAAGCGCTGGAAATAGCCAGAGAGATG